The genomic stretch GTGATGGTTATTTGGGGCAAAATCTTTTTGCAAATAAGTCAATTATTATAGGATGGGGAGAGTAATAAAATAAGAGTATAGTATATATGAGGACACTTGCATAATTTGTATAGCATGGCAGTTATATACCAATAAAATACTTTTTCCCCTGGTGAGTTGGGTAGGAGATGATGTTGGGTTTATGGTTGCAGCTATGTTTTTTAGTGGATTGTTCATCTCAAATGTGTTTGTGTATTTTGTTAGTTATTATTACTGAGTTTGGAAGCAGCAGCTGTTTGTTACTTTCTAGTTTATACATCTGTCTTGCTTTGCATCTACTGTTTTTGATGTAGTCAACATGGTTTTATTATTCATGAATCTAGTTTTTAGTGTTTTTCCTTTTTATTCCCGGTGGACTGGCAGGTTTCGTTTGCATGTCATTGATCTTGATCCAGCGTCTGTTACATCTGGTGGATGGCTGGAAGATACTTCATTGGTGGAAAAATTCGAAATTTCTGAAGAAGCCTATAATAAGCGAGGAGGCATGTCTCTCTATCCCCCCAGCCAAAAAACTTTTTTATTTGTGCTTCTTTTAGGAGGTTAAGTGTGCACATGCGTTTGATGATATTTTGGCATAAAATAGCTAATTAAACCAATATTTGTCATTAAGGGGTGTGGTCTTCCATAAAAACACTTAATACCCTCTCTTCTTTAAATAATGGTTGAAGAGTAATAGAGGCTATTTTTCTGTCATTAAGGATATATGTTAACAAAAGTTTTATAGATAAATTATAGTTTTGTATGTATATGACGGTAGAATAGGCTTTTTAGTTTTATGATTGCAATGAGTGTTTTAATCCTCTTGAACTGTTATTTTAGTCATAGTTTGTAAACTTATGTTGTTACCCTTTGATTATTTCTGcatgttgtttttttaaatataaaagtaGCCAATAAAAGAATTATATTGACACAGTCAAAAAATCTGTTTAGCTTATTATAAGGAGAATATATCGATACTTATGCACTACTGGTTCTTTTTAGCttattatatttgttttcatTATGGTATGGCAGACACTTTCAGAAAATATAAGGAGAAATTGACTTCTCAAGTTCCTTCAACCGTTGAGGCAAAAGTAAGCATTTGATTGATTTATCCTGCTTAGACTGCTGTATTAGCCCCCTCATGTCTATTACTCCACTTGTGATGGACTCTGTGTTGGCTTTTGGGTAATGTACAATttcattaatttataatttattgtgTAGACACCAGATACTGACATCGAAGACCTCTGCGCTAATATCAAGGTTTGTCAGTGATCGAGTGTATTTTCTTTATTCTCCATTTACTTAAGAGTATAACTGCTGTGTAGGGTATTTTAGTATAGTTGTTGAAACTATAATGTTTAGGGGGAAAAGGATGAAAATTGAGTAAAGATACAATGGGCTCTGAAAGGTTAGATTGATAAGAGATTTGATGATAAATAAGGGTAAAACGCAAACTTAAAATTATTGTTTCATAATTTATAAGGACAAGTGTTACACTTTATATTGTATGTATATCTAAGGCACGCCCTTAtgcaagcactttgggcttgaaGCATAGACCATGCACAAGTCCAATTTACCTTCTGTTTAAGTGTAACATAATTATTTATGAAGAACAAGTAGCGGCGTGAATAAAGTTCCCGATCACTTAGTCATAGAGCATGCCAAGGACTAAGTATTCCAAAATAGTAGAGTATTTACTAGGTGTAGAAGTTCTAGAACAACCTTACAAATATAacaataaataaacataaaaaacatGTATATAATATTGGATTTAAAAACCGTAGCAGGAAAGAGAAACCATGAACAAGATAATAAGCAAGACAGCTGAAGTAATGCACAAGATTCAACCAACCTGAATATCCTTGAAATCATCAAAATGTGATATTTTGTTTACATTTTGCACTAGGATTTTGGTGAGCCATTGCCTGTGAAAACTTGTTCTTTAGTACAAAAAAAGATATGGTTTTGATGAAATAAAATTAAGGATTTTTGGACAACAGAATGAGcggttaatatataataaaattgaaaactgCTTAGGGAACTTCactatagtatcttttctttttcatgAGTTTTTCATTTTCTCCTATTCCCCTTGAAGAAtgaatgaaatgagtatttgatgttAATTGAAACTGGTTTTAAATTGAGACGTGCATTCTTGAGAGAACAAGATTGAGAGGGAGATTAACTTGAATATGGAGTTTGGATCGGAATGACTTACACTGTGTAGCCTGTATGAATCGGAATGTTAATAGAAgtttcaatataatttttttcaagtATGAAACTGAATGTTTTTAGTGGTTTCGGTATAATGTCTTTTGAAATATCAATTTGTATCAAGTATCAATTGCTAGTCATATAACAAATGGGTTTGACTAATGATATGCTATTGTTTTCTAGCATCAGTTACTTGAAAATTTATTTAGATGCATTATTATGAATGGTTTTTATTTTTCGGATCCTTCAATCTTGTGTGGTTTTCTCTGGTTCTTTTTTTAGCTATGGTTCATGTGTTTTCGCAGTTTTGCTTTGTTGGTATATTTCATTTTCCATATATTATTGTAATGCTACCGATCAATTCGTCTGATATTTATGAATTGAATCTCTTTAAATTGCTATGTCATTATTCTCCTCTCTCCAATTTCCAAAATATTAAGGTAGGATCAAGATGTGAAGTTGAGCCTGGGGCAAAAAGGGGTGTTGTAAAATTTGTTGGTCGAGCTGAACCACTGGGTCCTGGTTTCTGGGTTGGAGTTCAGTATGATGAACCCTTGGGCAAACATGATGGCATGTAAGTAAATTTACCTCTTTCCATCTGATATGCAATTCAATCATTTTCTTACTAATTCATCATGTTAATTCCTGCTTAGCTATTGTGTTCTTTTATGCATTAAAAAAACCATTAATTATGCCTACATTTATCTCAAAACTTCCCTTGGTTATGTTACAGGGTCAAAGGAGTACGATACTTCCAATGTCCTCCATCTCACGGGGGAATAGTTAGGCCGGAGAAAGTGAAGGTTTGTTTGAAACCATGTTGTAGTAGTCCTTTAGTATTGAGATTTTTCAGTGTTTCTATTAGTGGTATTGTGGAACAAAATCTGGCACAAGGATATCAGTCATTTGCAAGATGCAACAAATTATGTTGCTTTGATGCAGATTGTCCCTCAGCATTGGAAGCTGAAGCCTATGCCAAgcatttaaatttaaaacatgTAAATGGGAATAACAGACACCAATAATGAAACCAGGCACTATGATTTAAGAGATTAAGGATAAAGACCTATATGATATCAAGTTTGACAAATAATTCATTGCATATTGGTCTTTAGATTAGACAGTTGATATTTTCCTTTCACGATTTGTTAATTGAAAATGTCGTGTTGAGTTCATCTTTGAGCAATTAAGTTTTTGGAACTAGCAGTAGCAGCAGCATCAGGGGTAAAGGAAATTTTAATAGGTCCTATTTAAAAAGTGGGAAAATGTATCTTTAATTTCATATCTGATAATATGTCCATAAACACTGATTTTTATCTCTATAAATTCTTTCCAGGTTGGTGACTACCCTGAACGAGATCCCTTCGAAGAGGATGAAATTTGAGCTGCTTTTAGGTGTGCATGATTTTTCTCCTGTTGTAGAATTCCAAAATTAATTTGGGACACTTATATTTGTTAGCCTTTCAAAGTAGTCAAAGATAGTCGATTGCGGTTTTCTGACTGTTAGTATTTGTACTACATTTTGTAGAAAGAAAACAATATAGGAAAAAATTGTGAACTTTTTTTCATGGGTGAACGAGAGCTATGATGGAAACAGCCACCAGAACTACTATAATAGCCTTGATATTTGAAAGTGAATGATATtgtaacttcattttaatattattatcattttaatttgagtgaatgatattgtaacttcattttaatattattatcattttaatttgaGAACTTGTTCtacaaacaaaataaattaaacaaaaaattaaaaaactcataaaaaattaacaataaaatattgcaaaaataaataaaattataaataaataactcATTAAAATTCATAATCAATTTAAATATACAAATgttttgacaaaataaaaatacaaaatatggaatgaaaatattttatccACTATATCATTTTGTAAActaaatatgaaaaagaaaagagaaaagggatcatgcactgacagtgtaaaatatttttatactgtcaaccaatcaccaccatgcatccaattaaaacattattttatttaaaaaaaactttaatgacatgacacattCATGActctctattggatgacagtgtaaaatagttttacactgtcagtgcactaccttttaactcaaaagaaaaaatagtgtttttttaataagtaatcGTACATAAAAATGGAAAGTAACAATGtggtttataaaattttaatttatgtctTAAATAACACTTTTAATAAACTCTTTTTAATGagtattaataaatttataatgtaATTAATGATCTTTAATCAGTGCCTCGGAAGGGACaccgttaatatatatatatatatatatatatatatatatatatatatatatatatatatatatatatatatatataaaataaaataaaataagaaaaatatcacataaaataagaaaaatatcatAGACTaagtataaataatataattataatacatTAACTATAATTTTTCACAATTCAATTTTTTAGCACATACTTACAATTCATACAAATGATAATGTTTATTTGTCATTAATGAGTGGGTTAATTTTTATGACTAAATAATTAGTTAAAATTAATgtagtttttaaaaatattattgacataaaaaaattatgttaatctaattataatttttttcacatgacaactatttaattttatatttttaaaagtaaCTATCAAAGAaattcactacaagaaaagttGGATCTAGCCACGTAATGTTGCaacgtgattatcacgtggctcaaaaaagtgagttgcgacgtgataatcacgtcactatcaggttttaatattaaaaaaataaagccaacgttggcacatggggtgtctgaaattttattttaaaaaaaaagttgcgaagtgaaaaacacgtcgcaacctttaaataaaaaaaagaaaaatgaaaacagATAAATTAGTCTGACAAAGGGGGGAATTCCAAAGgggggaatttcaaattttcatatttttttgttgCGGCGTGTATTTCACGTTGCAAACGTGTTTAGAATTCCTCGCTAACAGTTTGACTGACACATTAATTATTGTGTGggtgttgcgacgtgattttcacttcgcaacctagacacgtgaaaatcacgtcgctaaaaTTGATATAGGTCTTCGCGAGTTGCTCCTCTTCCCAGAACCCCCTTTCTgcgttttctcttcttcctcttcccccAAACCCTCTTCCTTTCTTCTTCCACTTCCTCCATAATCCACCATTTTCAATCCTCTATTTTTGTTACAATCTCCCATTTTCAGGTATGCAACCAATCTCCACTAaatagtgacatgtaaatcacgtcgcaactaaagATGCTTTTCTGACCCAAACGCTGCTACGCCTGCTCTGACTGAAAATGCATTAATCTCTGACCCAAattttgcgacgtgattttcacttcactaaatagtgaagtgaaaatcacgtcactaaaagttgccaccttgcctcctgcgacgtgaattttcacttcgcaaatattggtttgtgatgtgtttttttggtttgtggcgtgatattcacgtcactactgaggcttttttttgtagtgattgTTGACACATACAATTCATACATAAGATAAATGATTGTTTGTTACTGATTAATtagttaaatttaataaaaaaaattatcttctaAATAAAACTAAGAAGACTATCTTATGCTAAGTAGAGTTTATTAAAATATCACACAAACATAAATATTTAGTTAGAGCATACAAAGAAATTTATTAGAAAAATCTAAGATGAGAAAATTGATTATGGATGAAATTATTTCACTCACATGTATGCGTTGAttagttgatttatttattaagtTATTGGCCTCAAATTTAGTAAAGACTACTTCGAGTTCGGGAAGTATGAGATTAAATTTTTTGAGCAAGAGTTCCAGCAACGGTAGCAACCTAATCTAACATTAAGAAAATTATAACCATAGATTCTATGGGTAACAACAAACGGTTGATTTGAATATTTGTGCAACATTGTGTAATAATGTTGGCTATTGCATTTGAAGGGTTGAGTATCTTCAAACTCTTAACAAAGTTCAGTGTTTAGAATATATGCATAtcaactaaaataaatataatatgaatTTTACCTATGTGAATTTCTAGAGCGTGTTGTCTCAAAGTGAGAAATGAAGTTTCTCTCTTGATAAATTTACGATGCAGAAAAAATACATGGTCATAAATAGTCTTAGGTGAGAGATATAAACGAAAAACCATTAAAGAGTAAAGGTAAAACTGATATAATAACAAGTAATAATAGTTTCAAAGTTTTGCATCATAAGACagtttgaaaatgtttgaaatACTATTATAAAATGTTATATGCGTGATTTTAACTTTAAtatatttaacttatattttcTTTCTAACCGTTTAAGACATGTAATGATCTATATAAGTAATTTAATAATCTTAAGTTTAATCATCACTCAATATTGACTTATAAACAAGGGTGTTCATAAAcacaaattttaaatttgatcTATTTAACTTACCGTCTCTTTCTAACAATTTAAGACAAGTAATGATCTATAAGAGTAATTTAATAATCTTAAGTTTAATCAGGAAAATACTTGCATGAACACAAACATAACAAGTGGTTTTACAAACAACCAAtcacaaatttttattaattaaaaaataaaaatattttttttctctctctcctactcaatcacaaccatcccatgaatccaattaaaaaagaaattaaattttaaataaatttaaaaatttatcttttcttattggttgttcctaacacTAATGATTTATGTGCGTATCCATGGAAGTTTTTCTCGTTTAATCATCATTCAAAATTAACTTAGAAACAAGGGTGTTTATAGGCACGATTTTAAGTTTGTTCTATTTAACTTGCATTATCTTTCTAACAGTTTAATGCAGGTAATaatctataaaaataatttaataattttaagttTAAGCATCACTCAAAATTAGAAACGAGGTGAAGTGATAATGAAAATAATGAAGGGTCTAAAACTGACTTAGAAATAAGAGTGAAGTGATAATAAAAGTGACTAAGGGTCTAAAATTGACTTAGAAACTAGTCATACCTAGTAGATGTAAATGCACaaggtttgataaaaaaaaaacattaaaatgtaATGAACTTCATGGCCCTGTAATGCAATATATACTAACTAGACATTTTGATTTTGTTAGATTCTGAGTTAATGAACCATAAAAAGTTGAAGCCTAACATGATTATAAAACTAAAAGTAAAAAACAAAGAGATTACAATTTACAATTCACAATCAAAACAGGTTAACTAGCTAGCAAAAGGAAACATGCTTTCCTTAACTAGGTACCTTAAGAATGTCTTAAACATTTGATTAGTATCTGATGCATATGAAATAACATTCATTACAAAAGATTAATTCCTTAAATAAATCTCTAACACCAAATATTTGTCTCTAACAATCCTTTGGGTACCTCAAACAACTAAAACAAAACTAAAGCAACTATCTTAGAATACCATATGAACAACAACCTGggcatcttatcaacccattctcATTACAATGATGACATCTTTTCATTTCACCTTCTTCCTCATCAAACACTTTTCTACTACCATTGCAATTCAAGCAAGGAACAAACCTTGCATCTCCACATACCTCACACACTAACCCACACTCCTTTATAGGAAAACCTTTCAACAGTTTTTCCAATTCACCAGACTCATTTAACAACTTGAATTCTTCCGCATTTCCCACATGTTTTTCTCTGATAAATACTTGTGGCAAACTTACCACTTTCCCTCCAACTGCATTCTGCAACTCCTTCCTATAAGATGAGTCCATAGAAATGTCCTTTTCGTCTACAACGACTCCGAATCCCTTCAATATCATCCTAACTGAACAACAATCCTCATAGGCATTGGGAGAGACAAAGATTTTGGGGAACAACAAGAGTGGTCGTCAGAGTTTTTAGCAACTACGCTAAGGTTTTTTGAGACCGAACAACCCATGAATAAATTTTACGTGTGTTGGGTGAGATTGTGTTAAGGTTTGTTGTTGGAGAGGATGACATAAAGAAAAAATTGTTGGGTGAAACTTGAGTTGTGATCAATGGTGTATAGTAAGATAGATCCACAAAAATCGATATTAGGACATATAaacatttgttttcttaaattaATCTATGAGGGAGAAATTTGTGGAGGACTAGTAAGTGGAGCAAAATGGTCAGAGCATTATTATAAGATTTCTGTTAGATTAGATTTGGAAAATACTTACAGACACAACCATAACATATctcaatcacattttttttattaattaaaaattaaaaataaaattgtctctctcctcttttatctcaaccactcccatgatgccaattaaaaacaaaattaaaatttaaataaatttatattctctcCCTTTTCattggttgttcctaaaaatatggatttaggttcgtatccatgcaagtatttctcaTTAGATTTGCGTGTGTTTTTTCTAGCTAAGATAGGATTACAGCCGTGCTATTTGTACACTATCCTTTTCATACACCCTACGTATACCATATggaacaacaaaacaaaatactccctccgttcccaTGAGTAATTTATttggaataaaatgatgtccTAAAATGaatgactcatttcaatttctaatatatattttttaaattctaccctctaattattaaaaaattcacCATTCCTAATACATGATAAGGGtattatgataaaaataatattatctcttttatttttttacacttttcttaatctgtgtgaaatggtgTGCTGAGTCACTCATTATGAGACGATGAGAGTATTGGTTGCACAAAATcagaaaaatttaaattaataaaaaaataaaaatatatatcaaata from Vicia villosa cultivar HV-30 ecotype Madison, WI linkage group LG4, Vvil1.0, whole genome shotgun sequence encodes the following:
- the LOC131598137 gene encoding uncharacterized protein At5g39865-like; protein product: MILKGFGVVVDEKDISMDSSYRKELQNAVGGKVVSLPQVFIREKHVGNAEEFKLLNESGELEKLLKGFPIKECGLVCEVCGDARFVPCLNCNGSRKVFDEEEGEMKRCHHCNENGLIRCPGCCSYGILR
- the LOC131595620 gene encoding tubulin-folding cofactor B-like, translated to MASSLQKIEVDESVLLRVTHSNLKTFNSDIRFSLQLTVEAMKEKLWKKSGTSVNSMHLELYDDARNKIADLTDDSKLLGFYSPYDGFRLHVIDLDPASVTSGGWLEDTSLVEKFEISEEAYNKRGDTFRKYKEKLTSQVPSTVEAKTPDTDIEDLCANIKVGSRCEVEPGAKRGVVKFVGRAEPLGPGFWVGVQYDEPLGKHDGMVKGVRYFQCPPSHGGIVRPEKVKVGDYPERDPFEEDEI